The stretch of DNA TTTTGTTAACGAGTAGCTTCTTAGTGACATCATTAACCACCACATGAGTGATGAATTGTTCAAAAACTGGACATGCTTTTACATGGAACTTCCATTGATTCTTTAAAGTCCTCGTTCGAACTTGTCTGTTTTTATATTAAGTTAAAGTAGTCCAATttaacaatatcgacatttgtcATTTGAGCCAAGACTTAAAGacataaaaaacaatttgaaaaataataatagtaataaaagtgagaaaaaatataaaaataactaccgaaaatttcaaaaatttgaaatttccggaacaaaaatataactaccggaaatttcaaaaatttgaaatttctagtaaagaaaatataactaccggatatttcaaaattttgaaatttccgataactaccggaaatttcaaatttccggtaataTAAatgtaactaccggaaatttgaatgtaAAATGTTACCTACTGGAAATTTGGTTGAGGAGGTGAGattttgaagtaatttttttggcttaattgcagttttggttcccctattttagctgaatcgcgaaattAGTCCCCCGATTTTATTTCTCCgcagtttttaaattttcgCAGTTTTTAAATAATGATTCATACAGTTTTGGTCTCCGCAGTTTTTAAATTAGTCCCCCCTATTTTAGCTTAATTGCGAatatgtttgagggaccaaaactggagagaaataaaatggggggactactttcgctattcaactaaaatatggggaccaaaactgcaattaagtcaatttttttttacccctcaagtgtgaatgaaatttttaataaattgagaGGTACAAGTTTAATTGGAGAATACAAAAGCTAACTTTCTCGTTTCAAAACTTTCCTAGTATAATTGTGGCCCATTCTATTTGAGTTTGGGTTTGGTTGGtgtttaatagattttttttttcaataaaataatatatttattttcttacaaattaaatattattttatttccaaGCTAAGTAAAGAACACCCAACTTTTTCCTAAACCTCCGACACCTAATTAACCActtcaaattattttgattcattcaatTAAATAGATTGTTAATTTAAATCATATTCAAAATTGTGATTTATCATATTAGTTGAACTATAAAGTATTTATTGCACTAATTTCACATATGAGACATTTTTATCCatgttaaaaacaataaaacacaAAAGAGTATACTTGAACTAATTAACGATGATAAAGTTAATAAGCATACATTTGTGTAGAGTTTCTAAACTAATgacaataaaaattatgtaaattgaaatttggagctacattttttaattgttgtttgaTGCTTTCAATCATACCTACAAAACAATTAAGTAGGACTTATAAAAATTGCCTATTATGCCCTCCAAATTCTTACACGGATGACAATTTACATTTGATTGCTAAAAATTTGGTTtgagatttttattattgagtttatttttaattctttctcCAACCCCTAACAAAACACAATTCAGAACTTCCTAAACTAAACTTCACTTGAATAACTAACGATcgtttataattaaataagacGTAAAAGATTAATATAAATATCTAAGTTTcgacaataaaaattataaatgatagttattaataaaatattaataacttgggaTATTACGTTAACAAAATGTATAAAAtcaacttaacaattaaacattCATTTTGCCTCAAAAAGTTTCACATTTACTTTCGACcataatttaacataaataaattaaattctacaATTTAATTTCATTCACCGATACATATACATGCCATCTATGAACTATATTCAACAATCTCTACCTTGACAATCATTGAATTCCTATGAAGATTTACTGCATCACGTTTACATCATGacaattcataataataataatattatataaaataaatagaaagagataataataataataataataataataataataataataataataataataataataataataataataataataaattaggaAGAGATGTAgtacttaataaaaatattagggTCTATTTTTTAGAGATTAATATTAGTTTGACCATTCACATAGTAAAAGAGAACAGAAGAGAGAAGTTTTGAGGAATGttcaaaaatataagaaaacatTAGTGTAAATGATTTAGAGAAAGAGGGAAGCTCTTCCCTTCACTTTTTAAAGCATCAAATATAAGCTTTCAAATTTGTCCCTATACAGGTGGAATAACATAACCACATTATCATGTTTAACATCGGAATATCAATTTTATGGATGTGAAGCAAATCGAGGGGATATTCTGGTATTTGGCAAAGTTCAGGAACTAAGTATAAATTCAAGTACTAAATAGTTTATTGACTCATTTTTCTTGGTACAATTGtagtttaatattatttttacattaagAGGGGTTTGAAAACTGTTTTGTGTGCACACAGAAAATCAAAAGTGTTGCTTTTCTAGTTAGGCTTGgatttaaaaatctaattttttatttatttaattagttaattttaaagagattttgtccaaaaataaaattaaatctattttaaaattgtcaTGTTAGGCTTGGTTTGTTGactcaaacaaaaaaaagtgttgggcttggtttgaaaaaactgaaaaatctATCTAATGAGGCTGtgaatattttgtttcaaaattgaAGTTTGAGTAATATCGGAaacttttgatatttttcatttatatcatttttatatttaaaactttccattatattatatattaacatttatatattaaaatattatatattttttttaccgaGGTTACGAATACaaccatataaaatatattgttttctcTAATAAAAGGTCGCATCCTAAGAAAGCAACTATCTATTGCTGATTTGcggtttttatatatatattttttttataacaatggttaattttagtttaataaataatatataattaaaaaaaattaaattacatcaataaaatcaaacatgtttaagaaaaaaaatagttattacgGTTGAGTAGACCTGCCAAAACAAACAACGTGGtatcttattttaataactCCACCCATAAATTATCAactttattgtattttattatcaAATCTTTCCTATTTTTTCTCctatcttatttttaattgaatgaaagaaaaaataagagaaagttGTTATTAACAAGATAAGATGAAGTTGTTAGTTATTAGAATAATATAGCACGtgttttttgtaaaatatttaactttcatgtaattttttattaaatattttttattcaattttactaatataatttcatagtttttaattaatttaattattttttatttataaaattaataattaatcatttattataaaaaataaataaatggctCACATTCCAGATGCGACAATCTATTCGAGGGAAAAAAATTTTAGTTGGTCGCATTCTCATCTAGAATGTTTCAAATTAAAGgaatataaatgaaaaacatccaaatattttttctatctcaaaataaacaaataatgtAAATCCACACACGAACAAGATCGATTCAATAAGCAATTTTAGGggaaaaaaaatagcaattaaattttgttagataatttaaaatatttctcacTACATAAAACACAACTCTCAAATTTTCAATgtacatataattaaaaaaaatcgttGATTAAAAAAGTTGACTTAAATTATAACCAtctaaaaaaggaaaaaaagtagaatataaaaatttaggtaATAATTAAGATTGATACTTATTTGATTAGAATCTTAGATTGGGCGAAATTGTAGGATCTTATGGCACTTACGGTAAGTCAAACAAGATTTTTTCTACTATAAATGAGCCGATTGCAAGTTTAtttggaaataaaaaaattttggtttgtaatatttttcacaatgaatatttttaaacaaaagaagaaaacaactGGACGGAAGAAAATTGAGATTAAGAAGCTTGAGAAGGATACAAATAAGCAAGTGACATTCTCAAAAAGAAGATCAGGTTTATTCAAAAAAACAAGCGAACTCTGTATTTTATGCAATGTTGATGCAGCTATCATTGTATTTTCCCCCGCTGATAAACTATTTTGTTTTGGTCAACCCAACACTGACACTATCATCAACAGTTATATCAAAGGAACAACAGAGTTTGAGGCTTCAAAGTCAATAGAAAAATCTATTTTCTATGAAGAGCATAATACAGAATATGAGGAAGCAATCCATAAGTTGgaatttgaaaaaaagaaaCTTGAAGAATTTGAGAATTTGTCTAAGGTTTGGAAATCAGGAGATTGGTGGAATGACCCAATTGATGAGATGAGTATTGATCAACTTGAACAATTCATGGCCTCTATTTATGAGTTAAGGAGGAAACTAGTTGATAGGGTTGACGATCTTGTCATGATGCTCCCCAGATTGGTGTAGAATGCTCCCCAGATTGGTGTAGAATGTTTGCACTTTTTACTATCActcattacattttttttttctatatagtttttctatttttttttgtcagtatttttattttgtgtgcACTTCGCACACTACAGTAAACACTTTGTTTTATGGTATATTTTATTGgatgtttttatgttttatttattattgtgttataTTGAGTAATTGTTGataacataaaatttatgtgtATTAAGAATGAA from Cicer arietinum cultivar CDC Frontier isolate Library 1 chromosome 3, Cicar.CDCFrontier_v2.0, whole genome shotgun sequence encodes:
- the LOC101502875 gene encoding agamous-like MADS-box protein AGL62 yields the protein MSRLQVYLEIKKFWFVIFFTMNIFKQKKKTTGRKKIEIKKLEKDTNKQVTFSKRRSGLFKKTSELCILCNVDAAIIVFSPADKLFCFGQPNTDTIINSYIKGTTEFEASKSIEKSIFYEEHNTEYEEAIHKLEFEKKKLEEFENLSKVWKSGDWWNDPIDEMSIDQLEQFMASIYELRRKLVDRVDDLVMMLPRLV